One genomic window of Mucilaginibacter sp. SJ includes the following:
- a CDS encoding DUF5977 domain-containing protein → MFYRLLLVLFFTSFIQGTLQAQSDYTHNFSMHSPNAYAFSKIDNIPMNNFTGMANIDLPLYEKKMSVLDFSMHMAYTGAGGIKASEYTNITGRGWLLRAGGAIVRHTRGIPDDYQTNETSSNGTPITKWNGVLYNNGITYKADGDSRISNTDPTFNYADGTADSQHDIFEFNIPGKSGKFYIGKDKQVIVVPDSKLKVIPNFTSTTEFKLASFLIIDEAGIKYYFNQTEVTEEEDPNPGLTPTAVYYMKEYPSSWLLTKIEAPFSEESITYQYIPRQIWTGAGMTGVYSKRSDMPSGSISISGGLGAKEADLQSITFSDQTKINLNYFLDGTDPATSPLLKSIDILNPQQEIVKSYYLKYLYWDSGTTANYTNTQTTTNTYFATKRNDYLNAIDLVSSNNNNQTIYAFDYFLDQNLNETVVPHSTFVNSSYIEAGLDFWGYYNGKTNATASTNATAFVIPTPLGPAADRTPDLNYARLGALKRIIYPTGGSEEFQYELNDKRGSSGNVTIAGLRIKRRILHDGIDPQNDIIKQYNYVETDGLSSGFIGETPEFTFVKNGYYDDGGWPSNPHVKYTITTSFTNPVNPLSNIDGSFAGYRRVEEVLQNGSSNNGKIVYEYSDLSYTTLWSPKDYYPYRPVDRPYWAVGLPVTTTYFSSTGAMTKRIVNEYNIFQQQKIDDNYRSLYMSKDGEVDVLNTSGSSDPYAIRFIYKFNNYYPVTGRMELKATHEYNYPSTTETASSELLTQNTYDPNYFLPRTSSQLNSDGNAVTKYFYYPFDYSLGGSLSTLVTNNIIDQPVLTEWWLTKPSGSYLIQSNVTEYQTLSSGVIRPLKTYTARLTKPLLGTPGSFSGTVLLPADHNFKPVLTYNSYDSKSRLVEFENQGGIKTAIILDKSGNTLAKADNASFSTIAYSGFETDDLGNWTYTPAGISSLSGKSGLKSYNGTITKSGLSSGNYNVSLWAKGSGSVTVNGVSTAINGNWNLYKWVLTGITAVTINTNGNLVDQVALSPQTAQMTTANYYKGIELESTTDANNQSSYFEYDDFTRLVNLKDPNNNIIKNYAYNYAAPISNIAQSASFLKNDCPAGNYIPGPAVSYTVPVGKYTSLISQGDANAQALSDINVKGQAYANANGTCVLKYYNTALSTLFTRNNCAAGTVPGQVYYVVPAQTYSSLISQADADNQAQNEVNANGQNYANANCVCAITITVTFSNSTSDSIGINFSTGLNFSAGTGYNKSYVCPPGSSTLVLPAGTYSVSFSTIGSSNSHNFYVGGRTAVAGNHVSFSNVNINNGTGSEKNIGIY, encoded by the coding sequence ATGTTTTACCGTTTATTACTGGTATTATTTTTTACTTCATTTATACAGGGAACCCTCCAGGCCCAATCTGATTATACGCATAATTTTAGTATGCACTCGCCGAATGCATATGCATTCAGCAAGATTGACAATATACCAATGAATAACTTCACTGGGATGGCGAATATAGATTTGCCATTATATGAAAAAAAGATGTCGGTTTTGGATTTCAGCATGCACATGGCTTATACCGGTGCCGGTGGTATTAAAGCGAGTGAATATACTAATATAACAGGGAGGGGCTGGCTGCTTCGTGCTGGTGGAGCCATTGTCAGGCATACAAGGGGTATTCCAGACGATTATCAAACCAATGAAACTTCATCAAATGGAACCCCGATCACCAAGTGGAATGGTGTTTTATACAACAATGGTATAACATATAAGGCAGATGGTGATAGTAGGATATCCAATACTGATCCAACCTTTAATTATGCTGACGGAACGGCAGATTCACAGCATGATATTTTTGAATTTAATATTCCGGGGAAATCAGGCAAGTTTTATATCGGTAAAGACAAGCAGGTGATAGTAGTACCTGATAGTAAATTGAAAGTCATTCCCAATTTCACGAGCACTACTGAATTTAAATTAGCCTCGTTCCTGATAATTGATGAAGCCGGAATTAAATATTACTTTAATCAGACTGAGGTAACCGAAGAAGAGGATCCTAATCCGGGCCTGACTCCTACCGCTGTCTATTATATGAAGGAGTATCCATCATCTTGGTTATTAACTAAAATAGAAGCGCCGTTTAGCGAAGAATCGATTACGTATCAATATATACCCAGGCAAATATGGACAGGAGCCGGAATGACAGGAGTGTATAGTAAACGGTCAGACATGCCATCCGGGAGTATTTCAATTTCTGGAGGACTCGGAGCAAAAGAAGCAGATCTTCAGAGTATTACTTTTTCAGATCAAACAAAAATTAATCTAAATTATTTTTTGGATGGTACCGATCCAGCTACGTCACCTTTATTAAAATCGATTGATATACTTAACCCCCAGCAGGAGATTGTAAAATCCTATTATTTGAAATATCTCTATTGGGATTCCGGCACTACTGCCAATTATACCAATACACAAACCACAACAAATACATATTTTGCTACGAAAAGGAATGACTATTTAAATGCTATTGACCTGGTAAGCAGCAATAATAATAATCAGACAATTTATGCTTTCGATTATTTTTTAGATCAAAACTTAAATGAAACTGTTGTGCCTCACAGCACTTTTGTGAATAGTTCATACATAGAAGCTGGTCTGGATTTTTGGGGTTATTACAATGGGAAAACCAACGCCACTGCTTCAACAAATGCTACCGCTTTTGTGATACCCACTCCATTGGGGCCGGCTGCAGATAGAACGCCTGATCTGAATTATGCAAGACTAGGAGCATTAAAAAGAATCATCTATCCAACAGGCGGCTCTGAGGAATTTCAATACGAGTTAAATGACAAACGAGGAAGTAGTGGCAATGTAACTATAGCCGGATTACGTATAAAAAGACGGATTTTACATGACGGGATAGACCCACAGAATGATATCATCAAACAATATAATTATGTGGAGACTGACGGTTTGTCTTCCGGCTTTATAGGGGAAACGCCGGAATTTACTTTTGTTAAAAATGGTTACTATGATGATGGAGGGTGGCCATCTAATCCTCATGTAAAATATACTATAACAACTTCGTTTACAAATCCTGTAAATCCGTTGTCCAATATCGACGGAAGCTTTGCCGGTTACAGGCGAGTGGAAGAAGTGCTGCAAAATGGCAGCAGCAACAACGGAAAGATTGTATATGAGTACTCTGATCTGAGCTATACTACTCTTTGGAGCCCGAAGGATTATTATCCCTACCGGCCGGTGGACCGGCCTTACTGGGCTGTGGGACTACCGGTGACTACAACTTATTTTTCTTCAACCGGGGCGATGACCAAGCGGATTGTAAATGAATATAACATATTTCAGCAACAAAAGATTGATGATAACTACAGATCATTATATATGTCAAAGGATGGAGAAGTTGATGTTTTAAATACTAGTGGGAGTTCTGACCCTTACGCGATCAGATTCATATACAAATTCAATAATTATTATCCTGTAACGGGGAGAATGGAGTTGAAGGCTACACATGAATATAACTATCCGTCAACAACCGAAACAGCTTCCAGCGAACTGCTTACCCAAAATACGTATGATCCGAATTATTTTTTGCCCCGCACATCGTCACAACTAAATTCCGATGGAAATGCAGTAACTAAATATTTTTATTATCCATTTGATTACAGTCTTGGCGGTTCGTTATCTACACTTGTTACTAATAATATCATTGACCAGCCGGTATTGACAGAGTGGTGGCTAACCAAGCCTTCGGGCAGTTACCTGATACAATCAAATGTTACGGAATATCAGACGCTAAGCAGTGGAGTTATCAGACCGCTTAAAACGTACACGGCGCGGTTGACAAAGCCTTTGCTGGGCACCCCTGGTTCATTCTCGGGCACTGTTCTGTTGCCTGCAGATCATAATTTCAAACCTGTCTTAACATATAATAGTTACGATAGCAAGAGCAGGCTTGTTGAATTTGAGAACCAGGGAGGCATTAAAACTGCTATTATTTTAGATAAATCTGGGAATACGCTGGCTAAAGCTGATAATGCATCGTTTAGTACGATTGCTTACTCTGGGTTCGAAACGGATGATTTAGGTAATTGGACTTACACGCCGGCCGGTATTTCATCATTGTCAGGTAAATCAGGTTTAAAAAGCTATAATGGTACTATTACGAAAAGCGGTTTATCATCCGGCAATTACAATGTAAGTTTATGGGCAAAAGGAAGCGGTTCAGTAACAGTAAATGGCGTAAGTACTGCTATTAACGGTAATTGGAATTTATACAAATGGGTACTAACCGGTATTACTGCGGTAACCATTAATACAAATGGTAATTTAGTTGACCAAGTAGCTTTAAGCCCGCAAACCGCACAAATGACTACAGCTAATTATTACAAAGGAATTGAGCTTGAAAGCACAACCGATGCCAATAATCAAAGCAGCTATTTTGAATATGACGACTTTACACGTCTTGTTAATCTTAAAGATCCGAACAATAATATTATTAAAAACTATGCCTATAATTATGCTGCCCCAATTTCAAATATAGCACAGTCTGCAAGCTTTCTGAAAAATGATTGCCCCGCGGGTAATTATATACCCGGTCCGGCGGTAAGCTATACAGTTCCTGTCGGCAAGTATACATCTTTGATATCTCAGGGAGATGCCAATGCGCAGGCTTTGAGCGATATTAATGTGAAAGGTCAGGCATATGCTAATGCAAACGGTACCTGTGTGCTGAAATATTATAATACGGCTTTATCTACTCTCTTTACAAGGAATAACTGCGCAGCCGGTACGGTACCAGGACAGGTATATTACGTTGTACCCGCCCAAACCTATAGTTCGCTTATTTCACAGGCTGATGCTGACAACCAGGCCCAAAACGAGGTTAACGCAAATGGTCAAAATTATGCCAATGCCAATTGTGTATGCGCCATCACGATAACAGTTACGTTTAGTAACTCCACATCGGATTCTATCGGGATAAATTTTTCAACGGGACTGAACTTTTCCGCAGGTACCGGATATAACAAAAGTTATGTATGCCCTCCGGGTTCATCTACACTTGTATTACCTGCCGGTACTTATAGCGTATCTTTTTCTACCATTGGTTCAAGCAACAGCCATAACTTTTATGTGGGCGGAAGGACAGCGGTTGCCGGGAACCATGTTAGTTTTAGTAATGTCAATATTAATAATGGTACCGGATCTGAAAAAAATATTGGGATCTACTAA
- a CDS encoding DUF1593 domain-containing protein, producing the protein MALFTINGLAHAQNLPNKTRPRIIITADPELDDNNSLIRFLLYSSDVEIEGLIYASSAFHWKGDGKGTKWFVPGREYTRFGLNLCPCESWRWGEDEHFIHDAVYTYANVYPNLKIHNPNYPAPDVLKGKIRIGNIEFDGDISKDSPGSDLIKTLILDDKPGQLFITAWGGQSTIARALKAIQEQYESTTNWEQIKLKIYRKVVLLPSGDQDDTYANYIKPNWPGIEYREFKGGPNYGYGAQLNAASPDSVYMTASWMKENISGKGPLGALYRVWGDGKQMVKGDIMDYFGLVGHTNDELKKMGYVVWMPVQEKGSWLGEGDDPTFMNMLGNGLRAYEKDTYGGWGGTGFIDPKAKNIFFQNSDTSSRAMAASLAAPKDRNNTYPDFFPAAQRDFAARLKWSVTPIYTKANHEPVAKIEGPLNVRAAAGETIRLNGAVSDPDGNPVSVSWWQFQQGTYPGKASILNPEARQTQIGVPKDAVSGQTIHIIFQATDNGTPSLTSYQRVIITVR; encoded by the coding sequence ATGGCTCTTTTTACGATTAACGGCCTTGCGCATGCTCAAAACTTACCCAACAAAACAAGACCACGCATCATAATTACAGCCGATCCGGAATTGGATGATAATAACTCGCTTATTCGGTTCCTGCTATATAGCAGTGATGTTGAAATTGAAGGATTGATTTACGCGAGCAGCGCTTTTCATTGGAAGGGAGATGGCAAAGGAACCAAATGGTTTGTACCGGGACGGGAGTATACCCGCTTTGGATTAAACTTGTGCCCATGTGAATCATGGCGGTGGGGTGAAGATGAGCATTTTATTCATGATGCTGTGTATACCTATGCAAATGTTTATCCCAATCTAAAAATACATAATCCCAATTATCCTGCACCTGATGTACTCAAAGGCAAAATCAGGATCGGAAATATTGAATTTGATGGTGATATTTCAAAAGATTCGCCGGGTTCAGATCTCATCAAAACCCTGATACTTGATGATAAACCGGGTCAATTATTTATTACAGCATGGGGGGGCCAAAGCACTATAGCGCGTGCTTTAAAAGCTATTCAAGAACAATATGAGTCCACCACCAATTGGGAGCAAATAAAATTAAAAATTTATCGAAAGGTGGTTTTACTTCCCTCCGGTGACCAGGATGATACTTATGCAAACTACATTAAACCAAACTGGCCGGGTATTGAATATCGCGAGTTTAAAGGCGGACCGAACTATGGATATGGCGCTCAGCTAAATGCAGCTTCACCGGATTCCGTTTATATGACAGCATCCTGGATGAAGGAAAATATATCAGGCAAGGGGCCATTGGGAGCACTGTACAGGGTATGGGGCGATGGAAAACAAATGGTAAAAGGCGATATTATGGACTATTTTGGTCTCGTCGGCCATACCAATGATGAGTTGAAGAAAATGGGTTATGTTGTGTGGATGCCTGTTCAGGAAAAAGGTTCATGGTTAGGGGAGGGCGATGACCCAACGTTTATGAACATGCTTGGCAACGGATTACGCGCATATGAAAAAGACACTTATGGAGGCTGGGGCGGTACCGGATTTATTGATCCTAAAGCTAAAAACATCTTCTTCCAGAATAGCGATACATCATCCCGGGCTATGGCAGCTTCACTCGCTGCGCCGAAAGACCGAAATAATACGTACCCTGACTTTTTTCCTGCCGCTCAGCGGGATTTTGCAGCCCGGCTTAAATGGTCGGTGACGCCAATATATACAAAAGCAAATCACGAGCCGGTCGCCAAAATAGAAGGGCCATTAAATGTCAGGGCAGCAGCCGGCGAAACGATCAGATTGAACGGAGCCGTTTCTGACCCTGACGGAAATCCGGTTTCTGTTAGTTGGTGGCAATTTCAACAAGGAACTTATCCGGGAAAAGCGTCGATATTAAATCCCGAAGCCAGGCAAACACAGATCGGAGTGCCGAAAGACGCTGTTTCAGGCCAAACGATTCACATTATTTTTCAGGCAACTGATAACGGCACACCATCTCTTACCAGCTATCAGCGTGTGATTATAACGGTGCGGTAG
- a CDS encoding deoxyribonuclease II family protein, whose protein sequence is MKISALDENGAPVDWWFIYKVPQLDGGVGNDKATGYEYVYYDSTVDANTDARKRTITKSPNVLNGDKGALNLTMDSVFKNIKSPAPSTGWVLYNDEMPESANKHDDGTKGHTKGVLAFDTESKTAFWLLHSWPKFADPGAIKDPTPKYGQTYLCISLDLDTANLIAKQMLNHQEPQIYLHNTANLPATAELHSLTQPLASHPVALGDSIDLKSIGGMPFKVIAKNREWNKDFWNELVGPILNDDLDIETWIRGPIPPIADSDGIHKTFDIKYINLGFMGAHWAWPETHDHAKWGVTLHDPWVCVGDINRMISQRRRGGCTIAFQNQTLWSGLSKTSLLLAPPGHNRTEAHVLIQKTHHLHAEAPLREQP, encoded by the coding sequence ATGAAAATTTCTGCGCTTGATGAGAACGGCGCACCAGTCGACTGGTGGTTTATCTACAAAGTTCCGCAACTTGACGGAGGTGTGGGTAACGACAAAGCTACAGGGTACGAATATGTTTATTACGACTCCACTGTCGATGCAAATACCGATGCCCGAAAAAGAACGATTACCAAGTCTCCAAATGTTTTGAATGGCGATAAAGGAGCACTCAACCTGACTATGGACTCCGTATTCAAAAACATTAAATCACCGGCTCCGAGTACCGGATGGGTTCTTTATAATGACGAGATGCCCGAAAGTGCCAATAAACATGATGATGGCACCAAAGGGCATACCAAGGGAGTATTGGCATTTGATACCGAATCGAAAACTGCATTTTGGTTACTTCACTCATGGCCGAAATTTGCAGATCCCGGTGCTATCAAAGATCCTACGCCCAAATACGGACAAACCTACCTGTGCATTTCGTTGGATTTGGATACCGCTAATCTTATTGCCAAACAGATGCTGAACCACCAGGAGCCACAAATCTATCTTCATAATACCGCCAACCTGCCCGCAACTGCCGAGTTGCATTCGCTGACACAGCCTTTGGCGAGCCACCCGGTTGCCTTGGGCGACTCCATTGATTTAAAGTCTATTGGCGGCATGCCATTCAAAGTTATAGCCAAGAACCGGGAATGGAATAAAGATTTTTGGAACGAATTGGTAGGGCCTATCCTAAACGATGATTTGGACATCGAAACCTGGATCCGCGGCCCTATTCCACCTATTGCCGATAGCGACGGCATTCATAAAACTTTTGACATCAAGTATATCAACTTAGGTTTCATGGGCGCGCACTGGGCCTGGCCCGAAACACATGATCATGCCAAATGGGGAGTTACATTGCATGATCCCTGGGTTTGTGTTGGCGATATCAACCGTATGATTTCGCAAAGGAGACGTGGCGGTTGCACTATCGCTTTTCAAAATCAAACTTTGTGGTCGGGCTTGTCCAAAACAAGTTTGCTTTTAGCGCCCCCGGGGCATAACAGGACCGAAGCTCACGTGCTGATCCAAAAAACACATCATCTTCATGCGGAAGCACCATTGAGGGAACAACCGTAA
- a CDS encoding bifunctional YncE family protein/alkaline phosphatase family protein — MKYSKLLSHLSILALSFCLYACHTVSGNKQISDNEQVNMHSAYDDSTLNRHILPVLMPYNRIIDPAGTVISFGDAADENHSMDVRLIPSTRFIAVEDRYGLTIIDTVTKKVSNRWTYKQDSRYRGLTSTYSGLKVVDIDSQTQIYWSAAAGKGKDSKSYVFKAIWKDGNISIQNTFNFKAEGESPLALPNDLAINKENGINYLYVVLNGNNQLVKINLTDNKTVWTRSTGVAPYGLTIAKDKIFLTNWAGPQAIDTLKRETAGVPYGKAYVDPKTGATVQGTVMVMDLAKGDVIKEITVGLHPNAIINSADEAFVYVANGNSDMVSVISTSSLQNVAAIDVKLNPGKKSYIGDTPNALAINADGTILYVANGLDNAVAMVKLGSKTSLKGTGTNEVKGFIPTEAYPGGLAVDGNNLFVTNLEGEGSRVSADEIGKSNLKGDLPSGADIAAYNSHHSKATVSMITIPDDALLKKYTQKVQNLNLSFRQQIAQLLPRKNIAPKPIPERIGEPSVFNHVLYIIKENRTYDQVLGDMPEGEGNKSLCIYGDSVTPNQHNLARNFLLLDNYYASGKCSAEGHQWTDAAMVTDYVEKSVRSWFRSYPHVQEDALVYDGNGFIWNNAADHGKTVRIYGEACAVHFDDRLSWSDIYSNYTAGKPFEFKNTSTISRVRPMLSQNFPGSDEHKINEQLRATAFIKELHEYEQKPGDQLPQLMIMALSADHTVGTRPGYPTPDAMVADNDLALGRIVEAVSKSRFWKNTVIFVTEDDSQAGWDHVSAYRTTGFVISPYSRLQHKVSKNYNQTCIVRSIEQILGLPPMNIIDATALPMFDCFTGKPSAYTYTSLKNKVPINKINQPFSALKGSALHFAQLSSRSEYDHIDGGNDDVMNRILWFAAKGKKAYPAKLAGKDEDDDD, encoded by the coding sequence ATGAAGTATTCCAAATTACTATCACATCTATCCATATTAGCACTTTCTTTTTGCCTATATGCCTGCCATACCGTTTCTGGCAACAAACAAATCTCCGATAATGAACAGGTTAATATGCACAGTGCTTATGACGACAGTACACTAAATCGCCATATATTACCGGTTTTAATGCCTTACAACCGTATTATTGATCCGGCAGGAACAGTGATTTCATTTGGCGACGCTGCTGATGAAAATCATAGTATGGACGTAAGACTGATCCCGAGCACCAGGTTTATCGCTGTCGAAGACCGGTATGGGCTTACTATAATCGATACTGTAACTAAGAAAGTTTCCAATCGCTGGACCTATAAACAAGATTCCCGCTATCGCGGACTTACAAGCACCTACTCCGGCTTAAAAGTTGTGGATATTGATAGTCAAACTCAAATATATTGGAGTGCTGCGGCAGGCAAGGGTAAGGATTCAAAATCCTACGTTTTCAAAGCTATTTGGAAAGATGGCAACATCAGTATACAAAACACTTTCAATTTTAAAGCTGAAGGTGAATCGCCATTGGCATTGCCTAACGATTTAGCTATCAATAAAGAAAATGGCATAAATTACTTATATGTAGTTTTAAACGGCAACAACCAACTGGTAAAGATCAATTTAACTGATAATAAAACCGTTTGGACGAGATCAACCGGAGTTGCACCTTATGGGTTGACGATTGCAAAGGATAAGATATTTTTAACCAATTGGGCCGGGCCGCAAGCTATCGATACATTGAAGCGTGAAACAGCGGGTGTACCCTATGGTAAGGCTTATGTCGATCCCAAAACAGGGGCAACCGTGCAGGGAACAGTAATGGTTATGGATTTGGCAAAGGGAGATGTGATCAAGGAAATTACTGTGGGGCTGCATCCTAATGCCATTATCAACAGTGCCGATGAAGCTTTTGTTTATGTTGCGAATGGCAATAGTGACATGGTATCGGTAATTTCAACAAGTTCATTACAAAATGTAGCAGCGATTGATGTTAAATTAAATCCTGGCAAAAAGAGTTATATAGGTGATACTCCCAATGCTTTAGCCATTAATGCCGATGGCACAATACTTTATGTAGCAAATGGTTTGGATAACGCTGTGGCCATGGTAAAATTGGGTAGTAAAACATCTCTTAAAGGAACCGGCACTAACGAAGTGAAAGGCTTTATTCCAACCGAAGCATACCCCGGCGGATTGGCTGTTGACGGCAATAATTTATTTGTAACCAACCTGGAAGGAGAAGGCTCGAGGGTAAGTGCTGACGAGATAGGCAAAAGCAATTTAAAAGGTGATTTACCCTCAGGGGCAGATATTGCAGCTTACAACTCGCACCATTCAAAGGCTACAGTATCAATGATAACCATTCCCGATGATGCTTTGCTAAAAAAGTATACTCAAAAAGTCCAAAACCTAAACCTGAGTTTCCGCCAGCAGATAGCCCAGCTACTGCCCCGCAAAAACATTGCGCCTAAACCCATACCAGAGCGTATCGGCGAGCCCTCGGTTTTTAATCATGTACTTTATATTATCAAGGAAAACCGCACATATGATCAGGTTTTGGGCGATATGCCTGAAGGTGAAGGCAATAAATCGCTTTGCATTTATGGTGATAGTGTTACCCCCAATCAACATAATTTGGCGCGCAATTTTTTATTGCTTGATAACTATTATGCTTCCGGAAAATGCTCTGCCGAAGGGCACCAGTGGACTGATGCTGCCATGGTTACCGATTATGTTGAAAAAAGTGTACGCTCCTGGTTTAGGAGTTATCCGCATGTGCAGGAGGATGCCCTGGTTTATGACGGGAATGGCTTTATCTGGAATAATGCCGCCGATCACGGCAAAACAGTCAGGATTTACGGCGAAGCCTGTGCTGTGCATTTTGATGATAGGTTAAGTTGGAGCGATATTTATAGCAACTACACAGCAGGTAAGCCTTTTGAATTTAAAAATACCAGCACTATTTCGCGGGTGAGGCCAATGCTGTCGCAAAACTTCCCGGGATCCGACGAGCATAAGATCAATGAACAGTTAAGGGCCACCGCTTTTATTAAAGAGCTTCATGAATATGAGCAAAAGCCCGGTGATCAGTTACCACAACTGATGATCATGGCCCTATCGGCCGATCATACTGTAGGCACCCGGCCAGGCTACCCGACACCTGACGCCATGGTAGCTGATAACGACCTGGCGCTCGGCCGTATTGTTGAAGCAGTTTCAAAAAGCCGTTTCTGGAAAAACACGGTAATATTTGTTACCGAAGATGATTCACAGGCAGGGTGGGACCATGTATCTGCATATCGCACTACAGGGTTTGTGATTAGTCCGTATAGCAGGTTACAGCACAAAGTGAGCAAAAACTATAATCAAACCTGTATAGTGCGTTCTATTGAACAAATATTGGGCTTACCTCCAATGAATATCATCGATGCTACTGCATTACCTATGTTTGATTGCTTTACCGGCAAACCATCTGCATACACTTATACCAGTTTAAAAAACAAGGTGCCGATTAATAAAATCAACCAACCTTTTTCTGCGCTCAAAGGTTCTGCATTGCATTTTGCACAGTTATCATCAAGATCTGAATACGATCATATTGACGGTGGTAATGATGATGTGATGAACAGGATACTTTGGTTTGCGGCTAAGGGTAAAAAAGCTTATCCCGCTAAACTGGCGGGCAAAGATGAAGACGATGATGATTGA